The Schistosoma mansoni, WGS project CABG00000000 data, supercontig 0199, strain Puerto Rico, whole genome shotgun sequence genome includes a region encoding these proteins:
- a CDS encoding XP_018647122.1 has translation MGVLKLNGINFHYSFNIIVIYKEKQTNKQANKQTTKQTNQQTGKQTTKQTSTQRKKQTNKRANKQKNNQTNKHTNKRTNQQTGKQTNNQTSTQTNRQTNKRANKQTNN, from the coding sequence ATGGGAGTATTAAAATTAAATGGAATAAACTTTCATTACAGTTTCAATATAATTGTAATatacaaagaaaaacaaacaaacaaacaggcaaacaaacaaacaaccaaacaaacaaaccaacAAACAGGCAaacaaacaactaaacaaacaagcacacaaagaaaaaaacaaaccaaCAAACgggcaaacaaacaaaaaaacaaccaaacaaACAAGCACACAAACAAACGAACAAACCAACAAACaggcaaacaaacaaacaaccaaaCAAGCACACAAACAAACAGACAAACCAACAAACgggcaaacaaacaaacaaacaactaa